The following proteins come from a genomic window of Geomonas sp. RF6:
- a CDS encoding electron transfer flavoprotein subunit beta/FixA family protein: protein MKILVCVKQVPDMESRFIPDKNGVWYSETDLAYRMNEFDEYAVEQAIRLKEQVGDSADVTVLSIGPDRVVEAIKKALAMGCDRGVHVKDPEVHLKDPWQVASIIAAFAKGKGFDIIFTGVQSQDRGSAQVGVTVAELIDYACTTTLVGFEYADGVVTARRELEGGTKGIVKLPLPALVTCQLGLNVPRYPTLPNIMKAKKKELDVIPVADLSTEAPLAQTVSFYPPAKKGAGMILEGEAGDLATKLYSVLKEKTSVVR from the coding sequence ATGAAGATTTTGGTGTGCGTGAAGCAGGTGCCGGATATGGAGTCGCGCTTTATTCCGGACAAGAATGGTGTCTGGTACTCGGAGACGGATCTTGCCTACCGCATGAACGAGTTCGACGAGTACGCGGTGGAGCAGGCTATCCGGCTGAAGGAGCAGGTGGGGGACTCGGCCGACGTCACGGTACTCTCCATCGGGCCCGACCGGGTCGTGGAGGCGATCAAGAAGGCTTTGGCGATGGGGTGCGACCGCGGCGTTCACGTGAAGGATCCCGAGGTACACCTGAAGGACCCGTGGCAGGTGGCGTCCATCATAGCCGCCTTCGCGAAAGGGAAGGGCTTCGACATCATCTTTACCGGTGTCCAGTCTCAGGATCGGGGCTCGGCGCAGGTGGGGGTGACCGTCGCGGAGCTTATCGATTATGCCTGCACCACGACTCTCGTCGGCTTCGAATACGCCGATGGAGTCGTCACCGCGCGTCGTGAGCTTGAAGGGGGGACAAAAGGGATCGTGAAGCTTCCCCTCCCGGCGCTGGTGACCTGCCAGCTGGGGCTCAACGTGCCGCGCTATCCGACACTTCCCAACATCATGAAGGCGAAGAAGAAGGAGCTCGATGTCATCCCTGTGGCGGATCTCTCCACGGAAGCCCCCCTGGCTCAAACCGTGAGCTTTTATCCTCCTGCCAAGAAGGGAGCCGGGATGATCCTTGAAGGGGAGGCGGGGGACCTCGCGACGAAGCTTTATTCGGTCTTGAAGGAAAAAACCTCCGTGGTGCGGTAG
- a CDS encoding heterodisulfide reductase-related iron-sulfur binding cluster, producing MEASRQIYWNVGLGVLLPMYFFTALTFAAVVFGFYRRVQVYKLGKPLHRRDQIPRRISIFLKNVFTQLQVLRVPGPGSLHAFFFWGFFLLFIGTLLIMIQVDFSQPLFGLRFLRGTFYEIYSLTLDIAGGLAILMLGGLLVRRFVVKPHGLDTVWDDYFMHALIFSILITGFIVEALRMAVTEIGVNPDLARFSPVGLLAGYAFVGIAPRSLAFAHKVLWWVHFFLSMTFIAAIPLTKLRHLFTTSVNYFFSDLTPKGTIVTPNLEDETVDQYGALKVPDLPWKYIYDSDACTVCKRCQDRCPAYNTDKPLTPMQVVRQVGEMAFNDPQGDMVRRVTEEVLWECTTCRACQEICPAGIEHVNIIMEMRRELALMEGAFPGEEVRSAVGHLEVNGNPFGLAYASRGDWAQGLDVKVMAEERDVDILYFAGCFASFDRRNKEVAKNFLRICNAAGVRVGILGKEEKCCGDPVRRLGNEYLYQMLARENIELFQGYGVKKIVTTCPHCFNTLRRDYRDLGLEKEVEVEHYSRFMHTLLRDRRLTLRPEAFDLTYHDSCYVGRYMDIIDEPRELLKACGGGIREMGASRYESFCCGSGGGRILAEERVGTRINEKRVGMAHGTGAPMLVSNCPYCLSTFEDGIKTGGFEGKIVVKDLAEIVASRLGTPTPPATPPKA from the coding sequence ATGGAAGCGTCTAGACAGATCTACTGGAACGTCGGCCTGGGCGTGCTGCTGCCTATGTACTTTTTCACCGCGCTCACCTTCGCCGCCGTCGTCTTTGGCTTCTACCGAAGGGTGCAGGTCTACAAGCTCGGCAAGCCTCTCCACCGCCGGGACCAGATCCCCAGGCGCATCTCCATATTCCTCAAGAACGTCTTCACGCAACTCCAGGTGCTGCGCGTCCCCGGCCCCGGCAGCCTCCACGCCTTCTTCTTCTGGGGGTTCTTCCTCCTCTTCATCGGCACACTCCTCATCATGATCCAGGTGGACTTCAGCCAGCCCTTGTTCGGGCTCCGCTTTCTGAGGGGAACCTTTTACGAGATCTATTCCCTCACCCTCGACATCGCCGGTGGATTAGCGATCCTCATGCTGGGGGGACTGCTGGTGCGGCGCTTCGTGGTGAAACCGCACGGGCTCGACACGGTGTGGGACGACTACTTCATGCACGCGCTCATTTTCTCCATACTGATCACCGGATTCATCGTGGAGGCTTTGAGGATGGCTGTTACCGAGATCGGGGTGAACCCGGATCTCGCGCGCTTTTCACCTGTGGGGCTCCTGGCCGGCTATGCCTTTGTCGGCATAGCTCCCCGCTCCCTGGCCTTCGCGCACAAGGTCCTCTGGTGGGTTCACTTCTTCCTCTCCATGACCTTTATCGCCGCGATCCCGCTCACAAAGCTGCGGCATCTCTTCACCACCTCCGTGAACTATTTCTTCAGCGATCTCACGCCGAAAGGAACGATTGTGACGCCGAACCTGGAGGACGAAACGGTCGATCAGTACGGCGCGCTGAAGGTCCCCGACCTTCCGTGGAAGTACATCTACGACTCCGATGCCTGTACGGTCTGCAAGAGGTGCCAGGACCGCTGCCCCGCCTACAACACGGATAAGCCGCTCACTCCGATGCAGGTGGTCCGGCAGGTGGGGGAGATGGCGTTCAACGATCCGCAAGGGGACATGGTGCGCAGGGTGACGGAAGAGGTGCTCTGGGAGTGCACCACCTGCCGCGCCTGCCAGGAGATATGTCCGGCGGGGATCGAGCATGTGAATATCATCATGGAGATGAGGCGGGAGCTCGCCCTCATGGAGGGGGCCTTCCCCGGCGAGGAGGTGCGCAGCGCTGTGGGGCACCTGGAGGTGAACGGCAACCCCTTCGGGCTCGCCTACGCCTCCCGCGGCGACTGGGCGCAGGGGCTCGATGTAAAGGTAATGGCGGAAGAGAGGGACGTCGACATTCTGTACTTTGCCGGGTGCTTTGCGTCCTTTGACAGGCGCAACAAGGAGGTCGCGAAGAACTTCCTGCGCATCTGCAATGCGGCAGGGGTGCGCGTGGGGATTCTCGGCAAGGAGGAGAAGTGTTGCGGCGACCCGGTGCGAAGGCTCGGCAACGAGTACCTCTACCAGATGCTCGCCAGGGAGAACATCGAGCTCTTTCAGGGGTACGGCGTGAAGAAGATCGTCACCACCTGTCCGCATTGCTTCAATACCCTCAGGCGCGACTACCGGGATCTGGGGCTGGAGAAAGAGGTCGAGGTGGAGCACTACTCCCGCTTCATGCACACGCTCCTGCGCGACAGGCGGCTCACCCTGCGCCCGGAGGCGTTTGACCTCACCTACCACGACTCCTGCTACGTCGGCAGGTACATGGATATCATCGATGAGCCGCGGGAGCTCCTGAAGGCGTGCGGCGGCGGGATCCGCGAGATGGGTGCTTCCCGTTACGAAAGCTTCTGCTGCGGCTCTGGCGGCGGCAGGATCCTTGCCGAGGAGCGGGTGGGGACGAGGATAAACGAGAAGAGGGTGGGGATGGCGCACGGGACGGGGGCGCCGATGCTGGTATCGAACTGTCCCTATTGCCTCAGCACCTTCGAGGACGGCATCAAGACCGGCGGGTTTGAAGGGAAGATCGTGGTGAAAGACCTGGCGGAAATAGTGGCGAGCCGGCTGGGCACGCCAACCCCGCCGGCGACGCCGCCAAAGGCGTGA
- a CDS encoding acyl-CoA dehydrogenase family protein — MPGRIFKGAEYLIAEAAKDEVFTPEDFTDEQRQIAQTTEEFVRNEAVPLREEIEHQNFEHVVHLMKRCGELGLLMIDAPEEYGGLELDKATSMLVAEKFAASGSFSVVYAAHTGIGTLPLVYYGTDQQKDRYLHKLMSGEWIAAYCLTEPGSGSDALSAKASATLSEDGKYYLLNGTKQFTTNGSIANLFTIFAKVDREHFTAFLVERDTEGLSVGPEEKKLGIKGTSTTQVILENARVPVENLLGEIGKGHKIAFNVLNVGRFKLGAAVTGAAKNALAEALRYANLRKQFDQPIASFGAIREKIADLTAEIFAAESLVYRLAGLIDDRLATIPKETADYYVAYQRGVEEYAVECAVAKVFCSEVLAHTADEVVQIFGGYGFIQEYPAERYYRDERINRIFEGTNEINRLLIPGIMLARSMKGELPLSREAMKAFEALSTPSFEETDESLPFAREKALLANLKKAFLVVAGAAAQKFLLKIKEEQELLLALADIAINVFALESAVLRAEKMLAAASEGKKGAVSAAVKSFAFTAAERCATAARKAAYYAEEGDTLTILLSGIRRFTKYDASGLLSAKRELAAAASAAEKYIF; from the coding sequence ATGCCAGGAAGAATCTTCAAAGGTGCGGAGTATCTGATAGCCGAGGCTGCGAAGGATGAGGTCTTCACTCCGGAGGACTTCACCGACGAGCAGCGCCAGATCGCCCAGACCACGGAGGAGTTCGTCCGCAACGAAGCGGTGCCGCTGCGGGAAGAGATAGAGCACCAGAATTTCGAGCACGTGGTGCACCTGATGAAGCGCTGCGGGGAGCTCGGCCTCCTGATGATCGATGCGCCGGAGGAGTACGGCGGGCTGGAGCTGGACAAGGCCACCAGCATGCTGGTTGCGGAGAAGTTTGCCGCCAGTGGCTCCTTTTCCGTCGTCTACGCCGCGCACACCGGGATAGGGACCCTCCCGCTCGTGTATTACGGCACAGATCAGCAGAAGGACCGCTACCTGCACAAGCTCATGAGCGGCGAGTGGATCGCCGCCTACTGCCTCACCGAGCCCGGCTCCGGGAGTGACGCCCTGAGTGCGAAGGCCAGCGCCACCCTTTCGGAAGACGGGAAGTATTACCTCCTGAACGGTACGAAGCAGTTCACCACCAACGGGAGCATCGCGAACCTCTTCACCATTTTTGCCAAGGTGGACCGGGAGCATTTCACCGCTTTTCTGGTGGAGCGCGACACGGAAGGGCTTTCGGTCGGGCCGGAGGAAAAGAAGCTCGGGATCAAGGGGACCTCCACCACGCAGGTCATCCTGGAAAATGCGCGGGTGCCGGTGGAAAACCTCCTGGGAGAGATAGGGAAGGGGCACAAGATCGCCTTCAACGTCCTGAACGTCGGGCGCTTCAAGCTCGGCGCAGCGGTCACCGGCGCCGCGAAAAATGCGCTGGCAGAGGCGCTGCGCTACGCGAACCTGCGCAAGCAGTTTGACCAGCCGATCGCCTCCTTTGGTGCGATCAGGGAGAAGATCGCCGACCTCACCGCGGAAATCTTCGCCGCGGAATCGCTCGTCTACCGCCTCGCCGGGCTCATCGACGACCGCCTCGCCACGATCCCGAAGGAAACCGCTGACTACTACGTCGCGTACCAGCGCGGGGTGGAGGAGTATGCGGTGGAGTGCGCCGTCGCAAAGGTATTTTGCAGCGAGGTCCTGGCGCACACCGCGGACGAGGTCGTGCAGATCTTCGGGGGGTACGGCTTCATTCAGGAGTACCCGGCGGAGCGCTACTACCGCGACGAACGGATAAACCGGATCTTTGAGGGGACCAACGAGATCAACCGGCTCCTGATCCCGGGGATAATGCTCGCGCGGAGCATGAAGGGGGAACTGCCCCTTTCGCGGGAAGCGATGAAGGCATTTGAGGCTCTCTCCACCCCTTCCTTTGAGGAGACAGACGAATCCCTTCCCTTTGCCCGGGAAAAGGCGCTCCTGGCGAACCTGAAAAAGGCATTTTTGGTGGTGGCGGGCGCGGCTGCCCAGAAATTTCTGTTAAAGATAAAGGAGGAGCAGGAGCTTCTTTTGGCCCTTGCCGACATCGCCATCAACGTCTTTGCCCTGGAAAGTGCAGTGCTGCGCGCGGAGAAGATGCTTGCCGCGGCGAGCGAGGGGAAAAAGGGAGCGGTCTCGGCCGCTGTGAAGTCCTTTGCATTTACCGCGGCGGAGCGGTGCGCCACCGCAGCACGCAAGGCTGCCTATTATGCGGAGGAGGGGGACACCCTCACGATTCTCCTGAGCGGGATCAGGCGATTTACCAAGTACGACGCCAGCGGGCTCCTGTCGGCCAAACGCGAACTCGCCGCCGCGGCAAGCGCAGCGGAGAAATATATCTTTTAG
- a CDS encoding thiolase family protein — translation MKKAYILASFRTPGTKARKGKLKDVRPDDLAASVIAGLIERTGIDPSKIDDIIIGCAFPEGEQGMNVARVAALKAGVPYQVPAQTVNRFCSSGLQTIASAAERIMAGFADCIIAGGTESMSLIPMGGNKFSANPGLVAGYPETYAAMGITGELLAQRYDVSRGDQDEFAASSHAKAAAAVREGRFEAEIIPVEAQSCSMVDGKMRCVKEVVTADDGVRGDTNAASLAKLKPAFKSTGSITAGNSSQMTDGAAATLVVSEEFLERTGQKPLARFLAYAVKGVAPEVMGTGPIEAVPAALKLAGLTMDDIGLIEFNEAFAAQTLACTRTLGLDLSRLNVNGGAIALGHPLGCTGAKLTATLLHEMLRRDVRYGCVTMCVGGGMGAAGIFEKM, via the coding sequence ATGAAAAAGGCATACATCCTGGCATCATTCCGTACACCGGGAACGAAGGCGCGGAAGGGGAAACTGAAGGACGTGCGCCCCGACGACCTTGCCGCTTCTGTGATCGCGGGTCTCATAGAAAGGACGGGGATAGATCCCTCAAAGATCGACGACATCATCATCGGGTGCGCCTTCCCGGAAGGGGAGCAGGGGATGAATGTGGCACGCGTCGCGGCTCTGAAGGCGGGGGTGCCTTACCAGGTGCCGGCGCAGACGGTGAACCGCTTCTGCTCCTCGGGGCTGCAGACGATCGCCTCGGCGGCGGAACGGATCATGGCTGGCTTTGCCGACTGCATCATCGCCGGAGGCACCGAGAGCATGAGCCTCATCCCCATGGGAGGGAACAAGTTCAGCGCCAATCCCGGCCTCGTCGCCGGATACCCGGAGACGTACGCCGCCATGGGGATCACAGGAGAGCTCCTCGCGCAGCGCTACGACGTCTCCCGCGGGGACCAGGATGAATTCGCCGCCTCCAGTCATGCAAAGGCCGCCGCGGCGGTAAGGGAGGGGAGGTTCGAGGCGGAGATCATACCTGTCGAAGCGCAGAGCTGCTCCATGGTCGACGGCAAGATGCGCTGCGTGAAGGAAGTCGTGACGGCGGATGACGGGGTCCGAGGCGATACCAATGCAGCCTCCTTGGCGAAACTGAAGCCGGCCTTCAAGTCCACCGGCTCCATTACCGCAGGAAATTCCTCACAGATGACTGACGGCGCCGCGGCAACTCTGGTCGTCTCCGAAGAGTTCCTGGAGCGGACTGGCCAGAAGCCGCTGGCACGCTTCCTGGCCTACGCCGTGAAGGGTGTGGCGCCTGAGGTCATGGGTACCGGCCCCATAGAAGCGGTACCCGCCGCCCTGAAGCTCGCCGGCCTCACGATGGACGATATCGGGCTCATAGAGTTCAACGAGGCCTTTGCCGCGCAGACGCTCGCCTGCACGCGCACGCTGGGGCTCGACCTCTCGCGGCTCAACGTGAACGGCGGCGCGATCGCACTGGGGCACCCGCTCGGTTGCACAGGCGCCAAACTGACGGCAACCCTCCTGCACGAGATGCTGCGCCGAGATGTGCGCTACGGCTGCGTCACCATGTGCGTCGGGGGGGGGATGGGGGCGGCCGGGATTTTTGAGAAGATGTAG
- a CDS encoding 3-hydroxyacyl-CoA dehydrogenase/enoyl-CoA hydratase family protein yields the protein MQRIEKVAVLGAGVMGAGIAAHLANAGLQVLLLDVLPHEPDALEKKHGLTTHDPAVRNHIAATAVEKLKSAKPAPLFLPAYAKNIEIGNFEDDAGKLGTCDWIIEAVVENMAVKTALFQGKVVPHLKDSAILSSNTSGLSVNDMAAALPEPVRRRFLVTHFFNPPRYMRLLEIVPCRETDPEVVSFMAHFLQKRVGKGVVFAKDTPNFIANRIGTYAGAITMKHMLETGLTVEEVDAITGVPMARPKTATFALWDLVGLDTVLHVTENAFRSLVTDDEREVFRVPEHAAHMVQEGLLGKKVGKGYYCKEEREGKTVRYFYDYRSGSYRESAAPTFPSVQAAKGIDDPAERLRTLISGGDNASLFAWRVLRDTLIYAVKRIPEIADDVVNIDNAMKWGYNWELGPFEILDALGVPAFVKRAEVDGAGVPELLKKVERFYRREGAADSYYSIPDGDFRPVPTTPERVSLTVLKRSGGEIERSSGASIVDLGDGIFCLEFHSKMNTIGPDILSMMHKAVQRAERDGAGLVVGNQGTLFSAGANLMLLATAIAEGDYDEIALTVKSFQKGMMALKYSKIPVVAAPHNLALGGACETCLHADAINAYAETYMGLVEIGVGLLPAGGGTKEMALRAMKLAEENEADVAPFIFKHFQQIGMAKVSTSAAELYGLGYLRHGDTVTMGMDRLIHDAKLKALALAANYRPGAPETDLKAPGRSVAASMKVQLWNLEQGGYISEYDHYLAATIADVITGGDVPGGTRITEEYLLELEREAFLKLCGQKKTLERIQHMLKKGKALRN from the coding sequence ATGCAGAGGATAGAGAAGGTCGCAGTCCTGGGAGCCGGTGTCATGGGGGCGGGCATAGCTGCGCATCTTGCCAATGCCGGGCTCCAGGTGCTCCTCCTCGATGTCCTGCCGCACGAGCCTGACGCATTGGAGAAAAAGCACGGCCTCACGACTCACGACCCCGCGGTGCGAAACCACATCGCCGCGACCGCTGTGGAGAAGCTGAAGTCGGCAAAGCCCGCCCCTCTCTTTCTCCCCGCGTATGCCAAGAACATCGAGATCGGCAACTTCGAGGATGATGCGGGGAAGCTCGGCACCTGCGACTGGATCATCGAGGCGGTGGTGGAAAACATGGCGGTGAAGACGGCGCTTTTTCAGGGAAAGGTTGTGCCTCACCTCAAAGACAGCGCCATCCTGTCGAGCAACACCAGCGGACTGTCGGTGAACGATATGGCCGCCGCACTTCCCGAGCCGGTGAGGCGGCGCTTCCTGGTTACCCACTTTTTCAACCCTCCGCGCTACATGCGGCTTCTGGAGATTGTGCCGTGCAGGGAGACGGACCCAGAGGTGGTCTCTTTCATGGCCCATTTCCTTCAAAAGCGGGTCGGGAAGGGGGTCGTCTTTGCGAAGGACACGCCGAACTTCATCGCCAACCGCATCGGCACCTATGCCGGAGCGATCACCATGAAGCACATGCTGGAAACGGGGCTCACGGTGGAGGAGGTGGACGCCATAACGGGCGTCCCCATGGCTCGCCCCAAAACGGCGACCTTTGCCCTGTGGGACCTGGTGGGGCTGGACACGGTGCTTCATGTGACGGAAAACGCCTTCCGCTCGCTGGTAACGGACGACGAGCGCGAGGTTTTCCGTGTGCCGGAGCATGCTGCTCACATGGTGCAGGAAGGGCTTCTGGGGAAGAAGGTGGGGAAGGGGTACTACTGCAAGGAAGAGCGGGAAGGGAAGACGGTGCGGTACTTCTACGACTACCGGAGCGGGTCGTACAGGGAATCGGCTGCACCAACCTTTCCATCGGTGCAGGCGGCGAAGGGGATAGACGATCCCGCGGAGCGGCTCAGAACTCTCATCTCAGGCGGAGACAACGCTTCCCTCTTCGCCTGGCGGGTGCTGCGCGACACGCTGATCTACGCGGTGAAGAGGATCCCCGAGATCGCCGATGACGTGGTGAACATCGATAACGCCATGAAATGGGGGTACAACTGGGAGCTGGGACCGTTCGAGATCCTCGATGCCCTGGGGGTGCCCGCCTTTGTGAAGCGCGCAGAGGTCGATGGAGCGGGGGTTCCCGAGCTTCTGAAAAAGGTGGAGCGCTTCTATCGCCGCGAAGGAGCCGCGGACAGCTACTACTCCATTCCCGATGGTGATTTCCGCCCCGTGCCGACGACTCCGGAAAGGGTGAGCCTGACGGTCTTGAAAAGAAGCGGCGGAGAAATCGAAAGGAGCAGCGGCGCCTCGATCGTCGACCTCGGAGACGGGATCTTCTGCCTCGAGTTCCACTCGAAGATGAACACCATCGGCCCGGACATCCTCTCCATGATGCACAAGGCGGTACAGCGCGCCGAGCGGGACGGTGCGGGACTGGTGGTCGGGAACCAGGGCACTCTCTTCTCGGCAGGTGCGAATCTCATGCTCCTGGCGACGGCGATCGCCGAGGGGGACTACGACGAGATTGCCCTGACGGTAAAGTCATTCCAGAAGGGGATGATGGCGCTGAAGTACAGCAAGATCCCGGTGGTGGCGGCTCCCCACAACCTCGCGCTCGGCGGCGCCTGCGAAACGTGCCTCCATGCCGACGCCATAAACGCCTATGCGGAGACTTACATGGGGCTGGTGGAGATCGGGGTGGGGCTTTTGCCTGCCGGCGGCGGCACAAAGGAGATGGCGCTTCGAGCGATGAAGCTTGCGGAGGAGAATGAGGCCGACGTGGCGCCATTCATATTCAAGCACTTCCAGCAAATCGGGATGGCGAAGGTGAGTACCTCCGCCGCCGAGCTTTACGGGCTCGGATATCTGCGCCACGGCGACACCGTGACCATGGGAATGGACCGGCTGATCCACGACGCGAAGCTGAAGGCGCTTGCGCTCGCGGCGAATTACCGTCCGGGGGCGCCGGAGACTGATCTGAAGGCGCCGGGTCGGAGCGTTGCGGCGAGCATGAAGGTGCAGTTGTGGAACCTGGAGCAGGGCGGCTACATCTCCGAGTACGACCACTATCTCGCCGCGACGATTGCGGATGTCATAACCGGGGGGGATGTGCCGGGGGGGACGCGGATTACGGAGGAATACCTGCTGGAGCTCGAGCGGGAGGCTTTCCTCAAACTATGCGGGCAGAAAAAGACGCTGGAGCGGATCCAGCACATGCTGAAAAAGGGGAAGGCGCTGAGGAACTGA
- a CDS encoding AMP-dependent synthetase/ligase, translated as MERIPFKSLPDALRKQAEKYAQKPALKYRKQGEYVTLSYAAFYDRALMAARGLRKVGVAPGDRVAILSENRVGWVIADMGILCAGGVTVPIYATNTPHQIEYHLNHSNSKVVFVSGKFQYSKLLKIRDQIPQVRLVVSFERFLGEERLPLTSFYQLSEIDEPILQEERAELEALIETLSPDDLLTLIYTSGTTGTPKGVMLTHGNIMFDAWYSAKKIGSITDQETFLSFLPLSHIFERTAGYYLCVMLGSILAFADSIEKLPENLMEVRPTVMMTVPRLLEKIYSRIIDTVHELPLWKQHFFDVALGIGQRYISERYLQKIKPPFLLRVQYRLADLIIFRKFKGRFGGNLRFCCSGGAPLEKTINEFFWIIGLPIFEGYGLTETSPVVSINNFQRLAFGSVGTALEETHFRIEEDGEILVRGPQVMHGYYNEPEATAEAIDGEWFRTGDIGRLDGDFLYITDRKKEIIITSGGKNIPPQPIENALKLDKYISQAYVHGDRKPFVSALIVPRVERLLEFAKEKKIHYYDLEDLVMNEQVRALFAERVEGVNANLAQYERVKKFVLLPRDFSIEDGELTATLKLKRKVISEKYRSKIERMYNENVN; from the coding sequence ATGGAACGCATCCCTTTCAAATCTCTTCCTGACGCGTTGCGCAAGCAGGCGGAAAAGTATGCCCAGAAGCCTGCCCTGAAGTACCGCAAGCAGGGAGAGTACGTCACGCTGTCGTATGCCGCCTTCTACGACAGGGCGCTTATGGCGGCGCGCGGCCTGCGCAAGGTCGGTGTGGCGCCGGGTGACCGGGTGGCGATACTGTCCGAGAACCGGGTCGGGTGGGTGATCGCGGACATGGGGATATTGTGCGCCGGGGGGGTAACCGTCCCGATTTACGCCACCAACACGCCGCACCAGATCGAATACCACCTGAACCACTCGAACTCAAAAGTCGTCTTTGTCTCCGGGAAGTTCCAGTACAGCAAGCTGTTGAAGATCCGGGACCAGATCCCGCAGGTGCGCCTCGTGGTCTCCTTCGAGCGTTTTCTCGGGGAAGAGAGGCTCCCGTTGACGAGCTTTTATCAGCTTTCGGAGATAGACGAGCCTATTTTGCAGGAGGAGAGGGCCGAGTTGGAGGCGCTCATCGAGACGCTGTCGCCGGATGACCTTCTTACTCTCATCTACACCTCCGGTACCACCGGGACGCCGAAGGGGGTGATGCTCACCCATGGCAACATCATGTTCGACGCATGGTACAGCGCCAAAAAAATCGGGAGCATCACGGACCAGGAGACGTTCCTGAGCTTTCTTCCGTTGAGTCATATCTTCGAGCGCACCGCTGGATACTACCTGTGCGTAATGCTCGGGAGCATACTCGCCTTTGCCGACAGCATCGAGAAGCTGCCGGAGAACCTGATGGAAGTACGGCCGACGGTGATGATGACTGTTCCGCGCCTCCTGGAGAAAATCTATTCCCGCATCATCGACACGGTCCACGAACTCCCCCTGTGGAAACAGCACTTCTTCGACGTTGCCCTCGGCATCGGCCAGCGCTACATAAGCGAGCGTTACCTGCAAAAGATAAAGCCTCCGTTTCTCCTGAGGGTCCAATACCGGCTCGCGGACCTTATCATCTTCAGAAAGTTCAAGGGACGCTTCGGCGGCAACCTCCGGTTTTGCTGCAGCGGCGGTGCGCCGCTCGAAAAGACGATCAACGAGTTCTTCTGGATCATCGGACTCCCCATCTTCGAGGGGTACGGGCTCACCGAGACGAGCCCCGTCGTGAGCATCAACAACTTCCAGAGGCTCGCCTTCGGATCGGTCGGGACGGCGCTGGAGGAGACCCACTTTCGCATCGAGGAGGACGGTGAGATCCTGGTCAGGGGGCCGCAAGTCATGCACGGCTACTACAACGAGCCGGAGGCGACCGCGGAGGCGATCGACGGCGAGTGGTTCCGCACCGGAGACATCGGGCGCCTCGACGGGGATTTTCTCTACATCACCGACCGCAAGAAGGAGATCATCATCACCTCGGGGGGAAAGAACATTCCGCCGCAGCCGATCGAGAACGCCCTGAAGCTCGACAAGTACATCTCGCAGGCATACGTGCACGGCGACAGGAAGCCGTTCGTCTCCGCGCTTATCGTGCCGCGCGTGGAGCGTCTCCTCGAGTTCGCGAAGGAGAAGAAGATCCACTACTACGACCTCGAGGACCTGGTGATGAACGAGCAGGTGAGGGCCCTTTTCGCCGAGCGGGTGGAAGGGGTGAACGCCAACCTCGCGCAGTACGAGAGGGTGAAGAAATTCGTCCTCCTGCCGCGCGATTTCTCCATCGAGGACGGCGAGCTCACCGCAACCCTGAAGCTGAAGCGAAAGGTCATCAGCGAGAAGTACCGCAGCAAGATCGAGCGGATGTACAACGAGAATGTGAACTAG
- a CDS encoding lytic transglycosylase domain-containing protein — MGKWIKSAAIAVAAVLLATAAAKADTLCFDEAGSLYSISPQILRAIAKVESNYNPAAINKNTNGTFDYGVMQINSIWAPTLGTERWNSLGNACTNIKTGAMILSGCVKKYGYNWQAIGCYNSQTPGKRERYARRVFKQLQRIQKDEKEGKVTQVAALKESAAPPPAVEALSGKKGKVELAAASTAPETQVVELDSSSVFEVDRGGL; from the coding sequence ATGGGGAAATGGATAAAGAGTGCAGCAATAGCCGTAGCAGCAGTCCTTCTTGCAACCGCAGCCGCCAAGGCAGATACACTCTGTTTCGATGAAGCAGGTAGCCTATACAGCATCAGTCCTCAGATACTTCGAGCCATCGCCAAAGTCGAATCGAACTACAACCCCGCAGCGATCAATAAGAACACCAACGGCACCTTTGACTACGGTGTGATGCAGATCAACTCCATCTGGGCCCCCACCCTCGGCACCGAGCGCTGGAATTCCCTCGGCAATGCCTGCACAAACATCAAGACCGGCGCGATGATACTGTCGGGATGCGTGAAGAAGTACGGGTACAACTGGCAGGCCATCGGGTGCTACAACAGCCAGACACCGGGAAAGAGGGAGCGGTACGCCAGGCGGGTTTTCAAGCAGTTGCAGCGGATCCAAAAGGATGAGAAGGAAGGAAAAGTGACGCAGGTGGCGGCACTGAAGGAGTCTGCGGCCCCCCCACCCGCCGTGGAAGCGCTTTCCGGGAAGAAAGGAAAGGTAGAACTCGCCGCAGCGTCGACAGCGCCGGAGACGCAGGTGGTGGAACTGGACAGTTCCTCGGTATTTGAAGTCGATAGGGGCGGGCTGTAA